One Prunus dulcis chromosome 7, ALMONDv2, whole genome shotgun sequence DNA segment encodes these proteins:
- the LOC117633945 gene encoding golgin candidate 1 isoform X3 produces MSSWLKAAEDLFEVVDRRAKLVVSELDDQLATQSPASNGQGSQAKRKKSKTKAQKRQSMNESPNTSDSAREQISILTSQVDATPEIDSDAHLNNNDGTPSVNPSSQPINEKQQNLEKDSTVSIPLTETTAIEVGQNNAHEAEASTTSTDKEAVTSTSNGELVNEIPPDGHEEHPFPLSAKEVEVVDENHQVESVDAGQENKSRDADVHPETDQNRTESTTTTAISNRETQSKVADVNEEPVIEQSKQVEHKAGSTPVKVQEQDQSRQVEHKAGSTPAKVQEQDQSRQLEHKAGSTPVKVQEQDQIEEAQGLLKTAVSTGQSKEARLARVCAGLSSRLQEYKSENAQLEELLVSERELNKSYEARIKQLQKDLSASKSDVSRIESNMVEALAAKNSEIEALVGSMDALKKQAALSEGNLASLQANVESIMRNRELSETRMMQALREELSTVERRAEEERAAHNATKMAAMEREVELEHRALEASTALARIQRTADERTAKASELEQKMALLEVECANLNQELQDMEARARRGQKKSPEEANQVIQMQAWQEEVERARQGQRDAEGKLSSLEVEMQKMRVEMAAMKRDAEHYSRQEHMELEKRYRELTDLLVEAERSRVPRRASASWEEDAEMKALEPLPLHHRHMVGASVQLQKAAKLLDSGAVRATRFLWRYPTARLILLFYLVFVHLFLMYLLHRLQAQADNFSAREVAESMGLANTNLP; encoded by the exons ATGTCTTCCTGGCTCAAAGCTGCTGAAG ATCTGTTTGAAGTTGTCGATCGGAGGGCAAAGCTGGTTGTCAGTGAGTTAGACGATCAATTGGCTACCCAGTCACCAG CTTCCAATGGGCAAGGATCTCAAGCCAAGAGGAAAAAGTCAAAGACCAAG GCTCAAAAGAGACAGTCCATGAATGAATCTCCTAATACAAGTGATTCTGCACGCGAACAGATAAGTATATTGACATCACAAGTAGATGCGACTCCTGAAATAGACAGTGATGCTCATTTAAATAACAATGATGGGACACCATCGGTAAATCCTTCAAGTCAACCCATCAATGAGAAGCAACAGAATCTTGAGAAAGATTCCACAGTAAGCATTCCTTTAACAGAGACAACAGCAATTGAAGTTGGTCAGAATAATGCTCATGAAGCAGAAGCGTCAACAACTAGTACTGATAAGGAAGCTGTTACTTCAACTTCAAATGGTGAGCTTGTCAATGAGATTCCTCCAGATGGTCATGAAGAACATCCTTTTCCATTATCTGCCAAAGAAGTTGAGGTTGTGGATGAAAACCATCAAGTTGAATCAGTTGATGCTGGCCAAGAAAACAAATCTAGAGACGCAGATGTACATCCAGAAACTGACCAAAATAGAACAGAGTCTACAACTACCACTGCCATCAGTAACAGAGAAACTCAATCTAAAGTTGCTGATGTTAATGAGGAACCAGTAATTGAGCAAAGTAAGCAAGTTGAGCATAAAGCTGGTAGCACTCCTGTGAAAGTACAGGAACAGGATCAAAGTAGGCAAGTTGAGCATAAAGCTGGTAGTACTCCCGCGAAAGTACAGGAACAGGATCAAAGTAGGCAACTTGAGCATAAAGCTGGTAGCACTCCTGTGAAAGTACAGGAACAGGATCAAATTGAGGAG GCCCAAGGATTGCTTAAAACTGCTGTTTCCACTGGTCAGTCTAAAGAGGCAAGGTTAGCAAGG GTTTGTGCTGGACTTTCGTCCCGACTTCAAGAATACAAATCTGAAAATGCACAGCTAGAGGAACTTCTTGTGTCAGAG AGAGAGCTGAATAAGTCATATGAAGCTCGCATAAAACAGCTCCAGAAAGATTTGTCAGCATCCAAAAGTGATGTGTCAAGAATAGAGTCAAATATGGTTGAGGCCTTGGCTGCAAAGAATTCAGAAATTGAGGCACTTGTCGGTTCCATGGATGCACTGAAGAAACAGGCTGCTTTGTCTGAAGGAAATCTGGCTTCGCTGCAG GCGAACGTGGAGTCTATCATGAGAAATAGGGAACTATCCGAGACAAGGATGATGCAG GCTTTACGAGAGGAGTTGTCTACTGTAGAACGGAGAGCAGAAGAAGAGCGTGCCGCACATAATGCTACCAAAATG GCTGCAATGGAAAGGGAAGTAGAATTGGAACACAGAGCCCTTGAGGCATCCACAGCCCTTGCTAGGATCCAG AGAACAGCAGATGAGAGGACAGCAAAGGCATCGGAGCTTGAGCAGAAGATGGCATTGCTTGAG GTTGAATGTGCCAATTTAAACCAAGAGCTGCAAGATATGGAAGCTCGTGCTCGGCGCGGGCAAAAGAAGTCACCAGAAGAGGCAAATCAAGTGATTCAG ATGCAGGCATGGCAGGAAGAAGTGGAACGTGCACGCCAAGGTCAGAGGGATGCAGAGGGAAAACTTTCTTCTTTGGAG GTTGAAATGCAAAAAATGAGAGTTGAAATGGCTGCCATGAAGAGGGATGCAGAGCATTACTCGCGTCAG GAACACATGGAGCTAGAGAAGCGCTACCGTGAACTAACTGATCTATTG GTAGAGGCAGAAAGGAGTAGAGTTCCCCGTCGAGCATCAGCATCCTGGGAAGAAGATGCTGAAATGAAGGCACTTGA GCCTCTTCCCTTGCATCACCGTCATATGGTTGGGGCAAGCGTACAG TTGCAGAAGGCAGCAAAACTATTAGATTCAGGAGCTGTCAGGGCCACAAGATTTCTCTGGCGTTATCCAACAGCTCGACTTATCTTGCTATTCTACCTG GTATTTGTACATCTCTTCTTGATGTATTTGCTGCATCGCCTTCAG GCACAAGCGGACAATTTTTCCGCAAGAGAAGTTGCAGAGTCTATGGGACTTGCTAACACTAACTTACCATGA
- the LOC117634182 gene encoding uncharacterized protein LOC117634182, whose amino-acid sequence MNSQSTCRNQRPKGLKVKLVFQIALLLVVCFWLLYQMKYSHDKAYSGSAENKVSEERGSNILGRKGNAGWSKDGGISGSEDVNLVEGSIKKEDGGVGDDMLGEIAEENNEAESNKVDDHAHGKLGRREGKEIERETEMQYKVLNITDDNSDVEDKGNDEPVGLNKNSLQEENSQGRHGDTQEIISDHDGEKDVKNISHDEVGEENEQNSQVNHDKQENEKDREKEPQRLEDFSTNKDISVQHSQGKSDSLKGPDSVVDGVHGFNDENGVPVDGNDLIESIVTGSSDDHAMVLHQEMNSSSNNQSETKENTIKEEVAAKEGTNGADFEAKSKISVEDSKIDMKPKVETSSGIGVDTNTSRIDSISETTQGGSSVSDF is encoded by the coding sequence ATGAATTCCCAGTCTACTTGCCGCAACCAGAGACCCAAAGGGTTGAAGGTAAAGCTGGTCTTTCAGATTGCATTGCTTTTGGTTGTTTGCTTCTGGTTGCTATACCAGATGAAGTACTCACATGACAAGGCCTATAGTGGAAGTGCAGAGAACAAGGTTAGTGAAGAACGCGGTTCTAATATTTTGGGGCGCAAAGGGAATGCAGGGTGGTCAAAAGATGGCGGTATATCTGGATCAGAAGATGTAAATCTTGTGGAAGGAAgtataaagaaagaagatggaGGTGTTGGAGATGATATGTTAGGTGAAATTGCTGAAGAGAATAATGAAGCAGAATCTAACAAAGTAGATGATCATGCTCATGGAAAGCTTGGGAGGcgtgaaggaaaagaaattgaaagggAAACAGAAATGCAGTACAAAGTATTGAACATTACAGATGATAATTCTGATGTTGAAGACAAAGGAAATGATGAACCAGTGGGGCTCAACAAGAACTCATTGCAAGAAGAAAATTCTCAAGGGAGACATGGAGATACACAGGAAATTATCTCGGATCACGACGGTGAGAAAGATGTGAAGAATATTAGTCATGATGAAGTTGGAGAGGAAAACGAGCAAAATTCACAAGTTAATCATGATAagcaagaaaatgaaaaggacCGAGAGAAAGAGCCACAGAGATTGGAGGACTTTAGTACTAACAAGGACATTTCAGTACAACATAGTCAAGGGAAGAGTGACAGTCTAAAGGGCCCAGATTCAGTGGTAGATGGAGTCCATGGATTTAATGATGAGAATGGTGTTCCTGTAGATGGCAATGATCTCATAGAGTCCATAGTGACTGGATCAAGCGATGATCATGCAATGGTTCTACATCAGGAAATGAATTCAAGTTCAAACAATCAAAGTGAAACGAAAGAAAACactataaaagaagaagttgcAGCTAAAGAAGGAACAAATGGCGCTGATTTTGAAGCCAAAAGCAAAATCTCAGTAGAAGACTCAAAAATCGACATGAAACCAAAGGTGGAAACAAGTTCTGGAATTGGTGTTGACACAAACACCTCGAGGATCGATAGCATTTCAGAAACTACACAGGGAGGCAGTTCAGTTTCAGATTTTTAA
- the LOC117633945 gene encoding golgin candidate 1 isoform X1, producing the protein MSSWLKAAEDLFEVVDRRAKLVVSELDDQLATQSPASNGQGSQAKRKKSKTKAQKRQSMNESPNTSDSAREQISILTSQVDATPEIDSDAHLNNNDGTPSVNPSSQPINEKQQNLEKDSTVSIPLTETTAIEVGQNNAHEAEASTTSTDKEAVTSTSNGELVNEIPPDGHEEHPFPLSAKEVEVVDENHQVESVDAGQENKSRDADVHPETDQNRTESTTTTAISNRETQSKVADVNEEPVIEQSKQVEHKAGSTPVKVQEQDQSRQVEHKAGSTPAKVQEQDQSRQLEHKAGSTPVKVQEQDQIEEAQGLLKTAVSTGQSKEARLARVCAGLSSRLQEYKSENAQLEELLVSERELNKSYEARIKQLQKDLSASKSDVSRIESNMVEALAAKNSEIEALVGSMDALKKQAALSEGNLASLQANVESIMRNRELSETRMMQALREELSTVERRAEEERAAHNATKMAAMEREVELEHRALEASTALARIQRTADERTAKASELEQKMALLEVECANLNQELQDMEARARRGQKKSPEEANQVIQMQAWQEEVERARQGQRDAEGKLSSLEVEMQKMRVEMAAMKRDAEHYSRQEHMELEKRYRELTDLLYYKQTQLETMASEKAAAEFHLEKELKRLQEAQVEAERSRVPRRASASWEEDAEMKALEPLPLHHRHMVGASVQLQKAAKLLDSGAVRATRFLWRYPTARLILLFYLVFVHLFLMYLLHRLQAQADNFSAREVAESMGLANTNLP; encoded by the exons ATGTCTTCCTGGCTCAAAGCTGCTGAAG ATCTGTTTGAAGTTGTCGATCGGAGGGCAAAGCTGGTTGTCAGTGAGTTAGACGATCAATTGGCTACCCAGTCACCAG CTTCCAATGGGCAAGGATCTCAAGCCAAGAGGAAAAAGTCAAAGACCAAG GCTCAAAAGAGACAGTCCATGAATGAATCTCCTAATACAAGTGATTCTGCACGCGAACAGATAAGTATATTGACATCACAAGTAGATGCGACTCCTGAAATAGACAGTGATGCTCATTTAAATAACAATGATGGGACACCATCGGTAAATCCTTCAAGTCAACCCATCAATGAGAAGCAACAGAATCTTGAGAAAGATTCCACAGTAAGCATTCCTTTAACAGAGACAACAGCAATTGAAGTTGGTCAGAATAATGCTCATGAAGCAGAAGCGTCAACAACTAGTACTGATAAGGAAGCTGTTACTTCAACTTCAAATGGTGAGCTTGTCAATGAGATTCCTCCAGATGGTCATGAAGAACATCCTTTTCCATTATCTGCCAAAGAAGTTGAGGTTGTGGATGAAAACCATCAAGTTGAATCAGTTGATGCTGGCCAAGAAAACAAATCTAGAGACGCAGATGTACATCCAGAAACTGACCAAAATAGAACAGAGTCTACAACTACCACTGCCATCAGTAACAGAGAAACTCAATCTAAAGTTGCTGATGTTAATGAGGAACCAGTAATTGAGCAAAGTAAGCAAGTTGAGCATAAAGCTGGTAGCACTCCTGTGAAAGTACAGGAACAGGATCAAAGTAGGCAAGTTGAGCATAAAGCTGGTAGTACTCCCGCGAAAGTACAGGAACAGGATCAAAGTAGGCAACTTGAGCATAAAGCTGGTAGCACTCCTGTGAAAGTACAGGAACAGGATCAAATTGAGGAG GCCCAAGGATTGCTTAAAACTGCTGTTTCCACTGGTCAGTCTAAAGAGGCAAGGTTAGCAAGG GTTTGTGCTGGACTTTCGTCCCGACTTCAAGAATACAAATCTGAAAATGCACAGCTAGAGGAACTTCTTGTGTCAGAG AGAGAGCTGAATAAGTCATATGAAGCTCGCATAAAACAGCTCCAGAAAGATTTGTCAGCATCCAAAAGTGATGTGTCAAGAATAGAGTCAAATATGGTTGAGGCCTTGGCTGCAAAGAATTCAGAAATTGAGGCACTTGTCGGTTCCATGGATGCACTGAAGAAACAGGCTGCTTTGTCTGAAGGAAATCTGGCTTCGCTGCAG GCGAACGTGGAGTCTATCATGAGAAATAGGGAACTATCCGAGACAAGGATGATGCAG GCTTTACGAGAGGAGTTGTCTACTGTAGAACGGAGAGCAGAAGAAGAGCGTGCCGCACATAATGCTACCAAAATG GCTGCAATGGAAAGGGAAGTAGAATTGGAACACAGAGCCCTTGAGGCATCCACAGCCCTTGCTAGGATCCAG AGAACAGCAGATGAGAGGACAGCAAAGGCATCGGAGCTTGAGCAGAAGATGGCATTGCTTGAG GTTGAATGTGCCAATTTAAACCAAGAGCTGCAAGATATGGAAGCTCGTGCTCGGCGCGGGCAAAAGAAGTCACCAGAAGAGGCAAATCAAGTGATTCAG ATGCAGGCATGGCAGGAAGAAGTGGAACGTGCACGCCAAGGTCAGAGGGATGCAGAGGGAAAACTTTCTTCTTTGGAG GTTGAAATGCAAAAAATGAGAGTTGAAATGGCTGCCATGAAGAGGGATGCAGAGCATTACTCGCGTCAG GAACACATGGAGCTAGAGAAGCGCTACCGTGAACTAACTGATCTATTG TACTACAAGCAAACACAATTAGAAACCATGGCTAGTGAAAAAGCTGCAGCTGAGTTTCACTTGGAGAAGGAATTGAAGCGTCTCCAGGAAGCTCAG GTAGAGGCAGAAAGGAGTAGAGTTCCCCGTCGAGCATCAGCATCCTGGGAAGAAGATGCTGAAATGAAGGCACTTGA GCCTCTTCCCTTGCATCACCGTCATATGGTTGGGGCAAGCGTACAG TTGCAGAAGGCAGCAAAACTATTAGATTCAGGAGCTGTCAGGGCCACAAGATTTCTCTGGCGTTATCCAACAGCTCGACTTATCTTGCTATTCTACCTG GTATTTGTACATCTCTTCTTGATGTATTTGCTGCATCGCCTTCAG GCACAAGCGGACAATTTTTCCGCAAGAGAAGTTGCAGAGTCTATGGGACTTGCTAACACTAACTTACCATGA
- the LOC117634440 gene encoding uncharacterized protein LOC117634440, which produces MEVEPSPPMVAKKLWNLLRIVFFMVRKGLSKSKLLVDLHLMLKRGKLAGKAMAHNLMLHHSSGFSCRSNDAVSFITPREYEFSCSNSPAIHNPFHFNKRNKHHHHYFTKTTRAYQYDDVTTMTAVQKVLEMLNNEMVAEASPLVTLPGFGKSPMVRQLRITDSPFPLKEEGDSQVDKEAEEFINRFYKDLKLQKRSAVLESPSYHAMRGR; this is translated from the coding sequence ATGGAAGTGGAACCAAGCCCACCCATGGTGGCCAAAAAATTGTGGAACTTATTACGCATAGTGTTCTTCATGGTGAGAAAAGGGTTATCAAAGAGCAAGCTACTTGTTGACCTCCATTTAATGCTCAAACGCGGCAAGCTTGCAGGCAAGGCCATGGCCCACAACCTCATGCTCCACCACTCCTCCGGCTTCAGCTGCCGCTCCAACGACGCCGTTTCCTTCATAACACCACGAGAATACGAGTTCAGCTGCAGCAACAGCCCCGCCATTCACAACccttttcatttcaacaagCGCAAcaaacaccaccaccactattTTACCAAGACCACCAGAGCCTACCAATACGACGACGTTACCACAATGACTGCGGTTCAGAAGGTGCTGGAGATGCTAAACAATGAGATGGTGGCGGAGGCGTCGCCGTTAGTGACGTTGCCGGGGTTTGGGAAGAGCCCCATGGTGAGGCAGCTGAGGATAACGGACTCTCCGTTTCCGTTAAAGGAGGAAGGGGATAGCCAGGTGGACAAGGAAGCTGAGGAGTTTATTAACAGGTTTTATAAAGATCTCAAGTTGCAGAAAAGATCGGCTGTTCTTGAATCTCCATCATACCATGCCATGCGTGGTCGATGA
- the LOC117633945 gene encoding golgin candidate 1 isoform X2 encodes MSSWLKAAEDLFEVVDRRAKLVVSELDDQLATQSPASNGQGSQAKRKKSKTKAQKRQSMNESPNTSDSAREQISILTSQVDATPEIDSDAHLNNNDGTPSVNPSSQPINEKQQNLEKDSTVSIPLTETTAIEVGQNNAHEAEASTTSTDKEAVTSTSNGELVNEIPPDGHEEHPFPLSAKEVEVVDENHQVESVDAGQENKSRDADVHPETDQNRTESTTTTAISNRETQSKVADVNEEPVIEQSKQVEHKAGSTPVKVQEQDQSRQVEHKAGSTPAKVQEQDQSRQLEHKAGSTPVKVQEQDQIEEAQGLLKTAVSTGQSKEARLARVCAGLSSRLQEYKSENAQLEELLVSERELNKSYEARIKQLQKDLSASKSDVSRIESNMVEALAAKNSEIEALVGSMDALKKQAALSEGNLASLQANVESIMRNRELSETRMMQALREELSTVERRAEEERAAHNATKMAAMEREVELEHRALEASTALARIQRTADERTAKASELEQKMALLEVECANLNQELQDMEARARRGQKKSPEEANQVIQAWQEEVERARQGQRDAEGKLSSLEVEMQKMRVEMAAMKRDAEHYSRQEHMELEKRYRELTDLLYYKQTQLETMASEKAAAEFHLEKELKRLQEAQVEAERSRVPRRASASWEEDAEMKALEPLPLHHRHMVGASVQLQKAAKLLDSGAVRATRFLWRYPTARLILLFYLVFVHLFLMYLLHRLQAQADNFSAREVAESMGLANTNLP; translated from the exons ATGTCTTCCTGGCTCAAAGCTGCTGAAG ATCTGTTTGAAGTTGTCGATCGGAGGGCAAAGCTGGTTGTCAGTGAGTTAGACGATCAATTGGCTACCCAGTCACCAG CTTCCAATGGGCAAGGATCTCAAGCCAAGAGGAAAAAGTCAAAGACCAAG GCTCAAAAGAGACAGTCCATGAATGAATCTCCTAATACAAGTGATTCTGCACGCGAACAGATAAGTATATTGACATCACAAGTAGATGCGACTCCTGAAATAGACAGTGATGCTCATTTAAATAACAATGATGGGACACCATCGGTAAATCCTTCAAGTCAACCCATCAATGAGAAGCAACAGAATCTTGAGAAAGATTCCACAGTAAGCATTCCTTTAACAGAGACAACAGCAATTGAAGTTGGTCAGAATAATGCTCATGAAGCAGAAGCGTCAACAACTAGTACTGATAAGGAAGCTGTTACTTCAACTTCAAATGGTGAGCTTGTCAATGAGATTCCTCCAGATGGTCATGAAGAACATCCTTTTCCATTATCTGCCAAAGAAGTTGAGGTTGTGGATGAAAACCATCAAGTTGAATCAGTTGATGCTGGCCAAGAAAACAAATCTAGAGACGCAGATGTACATCCAGAAACTGACCAAAATAGAACAGAGTCTACAACTACCACTGCCATCAGTAACAGAGAAACTCAATCTAAAGTTGCTGATGTTAATGAGGAACCAGTAATTGAGCAAAGTAAGCAAGTTGAGCATAAAGCTGGTAGCACTCCTGTGAAAGTACAGGAACAGGATCAAAGTAGGCAAGTTGAGCATAAAGCTGGTAGTACTCCCGCGAAAGTACAGGAACAGGATCAAAGTAGGCAACTTGAGCATAAAGCTGGTAGCACTCCTGTGAAAGTACAGGAACAGGATCAAATTGAGGAG GCCCAAGGATTGCTTAAAACTGCTGTTTCCACTGGTCAGTCTAAAGAGGCAAGGTTAGCAAGG GTTTGTGCTGGACTTTCGTCCCGACTTCAAGAATACAAATCTGAAAATGCACAGCTAGAGGAACTTCTTGTGTCAGAG AGAGAGCTGAATAAGTCATATGAAGCTCGCATAAAACAGCTCCAGAAAGATTTGTCAGCATCCAAAAGTGATGTGTCAAGAATAGAGTCAAATATGGTTGAGGCCTTGGCTGCAAAGAATTCAGAAATTGAGGCACTTGTCGGTTCCATGGATGCACTGAAGAAACAGGCTGCTTTGTCTGAAGGAAATCTGGCTTCGCTGCAG GCGAACGTGGAGTCTATCATGAGAAATAGGGAACTATCCGAGACAAGGATGATGCAG GCTTTACGAGAGGAGTTGTCTACTGTAGAACGGAGAGCAGAAGAAGAGCGTGCCGCACATAATGCTACCAAAATG GCTGCAATGGAAAGGGAAGTAGAATTGGAACACAGAGCCCTTGAGGCATCCACAGCCCTTGCTAGGATCCAG AGAACAGCAGATGAGAGGACAGCAAAGGCATCGGAGCTTGAGCAGAAGATGGCATTGCTTGAG GTTGAATGTGCCAATTTAAACCAAGAGCTGCAAGATATGGAAGCTCGTGCTCGGCGCGGGCAAAAGAAGTCACCAGAAGAGGCAAATCAAGTGATTCAG GCATGGCAGGAAGAAGTGGAACGTGCACGCCAAGGTCAGAGGGATGCAGAGGGAAAACTTTCTTCTTTGGAG GTTGAAATGCAAAAAATGAGAGTTGAAATGGCTGCCATGAAGAGGGATGCAGAGCATTACTCGCGTCAG GAACACATGGAGCTAGAGAAGCGCTACCGTGAACTAACTGATCTATTG TACTACAAGCAAACACAATTAGAAACCATGGCTAGTGAAAAAGCTGCAGCTGAGTTTCACTTGGAGAAGGAATTGAAGCGTCTCCAGGAAGCTCAG GTAGAGGCAGAAAGGAGTAGAGTTCCCCGTCGAGCATCAGCATCCTGGGAAGAAGATGCTGAAATGAAGGCACTTGA GCCTCTTCCCTTGCATCACCGTCATATGGTTGGGGCAAGCGTACAG TTGCAGAAGGCAGCAAAACTATTAGATTCAGGAGCTGTCAGGGCCACAAGATTTCTCTGGCGTTATCCAACAGCTCGACTTATCTTGCTATTCTACCTG GTATTTGTACATCTCTTCTTGATGTATTTGCTGCATCGCCTTCAG GCACAAGCGGACAATTTTTCCGCAAGAGAAGTTGCAGAGTCTATGGGACTTGCTAACACTAACTTACCATGA